DNA sequence from the Verrucomicrobiota bacterium genome:
GTCTGAATCGCAGAAATCGGCAGTTCGATCTGGCTGAACGGCGCGACCATCGCTATCCTGAAGACGATCTATGGAAAAAGTGGTTTGGAAATATTCCAGCTTTCAAGCGGCCGATGCCGCGGACGACAAACGATACCGCGAGTTAAGCGGAACTGAGAAGTTGCAGGAACTGCTCGAATTGATTCTGCCCGAAGATCCGGATGAGGCCATTATCCAAAGATCTGCGCGAGTTTATCCGCTTGCTCGAGGCGGAAAGCGTTGAATACCTGATCGTCGGTGCTTGGGCAGTCGCTTTTCATGGACGGCCTCGTTACACCGGCGACGTTGATATCTTTCTCCGGCGCGACGCCGCCAACGCCGCTCGGATGATGCGTGTCATTCAGGCCTTTGGTTTCGGCGCCACCGGCATCACGCGCGAGGATTTTGTGAAAGAGAATTACGTCATCCAACTTGGGATCGAACCCAACCGCATTGATCTGCTGACCGGAATCAGCGGCGTGCAATTCGTGGATGCTTGGGACCGCCGTGTTTACGGACAACTCGGTGAAACGCGCGTTCCTTTCATCGATCGCGAATTGTTGATTCAAAACAAGCGGGCGGCAGAGCGGGAGAAGGACATGGCCGATATTCGGCTGCTCGAAAAGACTCGAACGCGGCCGCCGACAGAATGACACGATGAATGGCAGCATACACGGAACGAAGTCGCCGCGACCGTACAGCCTTTGGTGGCGAGCACGTCGAAGAAGTATGGCGGGATTGGACTCGGGCTGGCGCTTTGCAAGAAGTTCGCGCAGATGATGGGCGGGGACATCACCATCGAGAGCGAACATGGGAAAGGATCGACGTTCACCGTGCGTTTGCCAGATGCCGTGGCCGAACAGGCAAAATGATTCTCCGGGTTGTGTCTCGAATCGCCTGCGACTAGAATGCGCTCATGAAAGCGGCGGAGAATGGGTTGGCCCGGCTTCCAGCGTTTATCAGGCCAGACGTGGATGCGGCGATGCGCGTCTTCGCGGCCTGGCCGTCGATCCGCTGTGTTTGGCTGTTTGGTTCCTTGGCCAAGGGTCGTCAGCCTGACTTTCGCTCGGACATCGATTTCGCCGTCGAGGGGCTTCCGGCGCTAGCGCATTACCGAGCTTTGTCGCAACTCGACGCCGTCGTGTCGCTCCCGGCCGATCTGGTGCGGTGGGAGGATGCCGACGACGTCCTGCGCGCTCAGATTCGCGAATGGGGGATTTTGCTTTATGAGCGAACCTGAATCCGCCGCGCGCGCGGCTTTGGCGGCTGTCATCCAGAAGGACGTGGCAACGGTAGAACGACTGACAGAGTCGCTTCAGGCTCTGCCGGCCGAAGCGAGTTACTCGGATGCGGCCGGGCAAGGCTATGCTCTTCACAATATTTATTGCGCGCTTGAGAACAGCTTTGACCAAATCTCCCGGACGTTCGAGAACCACGTCGTGGACCGCAGCCAGTGGCATCGTGAATTGATGAGCAAGATGTTTCTCGCCATTCCCGGGGTCCGTCCCTCGGTGCTTCCGGAAAGTTTGCAAAGCGCGCTCAATGACCTTCGCAGCTTTCGGCACTTGTTTCGCCACGGCTACGATTTTCAACTCGACCCCGTTCGGTTGAACGCGCTGGCGGAGCAATGGCGGACGGCGCGTCCGGCGGTTCTGGCAGCGCTCTCGGATTTTGCCGGTTGGTTGATCCGGGCGACCGGAACCAAATAGCCGAAAGATCCGAATCGGAAGAACAGCGAAATCGGGCTTTCTTTCCCGCCGCAGGCGGGCTTGAATTCGCTCACAGCGCTATGAAACTTCGGAACGCCATTGCGGGTGTCGTCTGCTCCTTTGTTTTCTCTCAATTCTCAACTCAAATCTGCTCTCAACCCGCCACGCCCAACCGGGTGCTCGAACTGGACGGTAATGGCAGCTACGTCGAACTGCCGCGCGGGTTGTTCACGAACGAAGTGATCACTGTGGAAGGCTGGGTGATGTGGCGTTC
Encoded proteins:
- a CDS encoding nucleotidyltransferase domain-containing protein, which encodes MKAAENGLARLPAFIRPDVDAAMRVFAAWPSIRCVWLFGSLAKGRQPDFRSDIDFAVEGLPALAHYRALSQLDAVVSLPADLVRWEDADDVLRAQIREWGILLYERT
- a CDS encoding antitoxin; amino-acid sequence: MSEPESAARAALAAVIQKDVATVERLTESLQALPAEASYSDAAGQGYALHNIYCALENSFDQISRTFENHVVDRSQWHRELMSKMFLAIPGVRPSVLPESLQSALNDLRSFRHLFRHGYDFQLDPVRLNALAEQWRTARPAVLAALSDFAGWLIRATGTK
- a CDS encoding LamG domain-containing protein, which codes for MKLRNAIAGVVCSFVFSQFSTQICSQPATPNRVLELDGNGSYVELPRGLFTNEVITVEGWVMWRSFRGKSRFFELTDEVREVGVNLRPNGVLFIDQPTRTPG